A segment of the Crassostrea angulata isolate pt1a10 chromosome 10, ASM2561291v2, whole genome shotgun sequence genome:
AGTTTTACTATTTCAGTTTGATAACAACAAGcctgatcaaaattttgtttttgatgatttttgtgTTCACTGTTGTCTTCCTTTTCCAAGCAGATGATGttgtatatatgttttgtaACATAACCATGCACAGTCTCTGCAAATTGAATCCAAACCACTGTTTGAAAACAGTTTACAGGAGGTGtcattttttattggaaaaaagtttgcaatttcataaaaaaaaaaagcccaaaataatacatgtactttgaattacaaattaaaaatgtaaagctACTATCCCAGGACTTCTTCAATGAGCTTCACTTCTACACACATTATATAATGCATGAGAGTTTATAAACCCTTGCAAACAATTGCCTTTTATGTAGTAGCAGGGAAGCAGTGTCTTTGAAGGTAACTCCAAGCATTCTGCTATATGTTCAAGATACCTGTATATTATTTTCCTCAGAAtattttagaaacaaaacatataaacaCATAATGTGTGTTTTTCACATGAAATGATAAACTATACACaataacagtttttaaaaaatccaaattttcaTACAGTACAGTTTAAAGTCATGATTGAAGGGAAGCATCAGATTTCCATTGATGAGGCCATTTATGATGAAACGGTGACTACAGAGGCTTGTCATTGTGCTTGATTCAATTGAAATCATTCAAAAGGTGTACATGCACATACAGTGACACTCACTTTGTAGGATCTTGTTGTGTCGTGAACTGCTTTTTGTCCTTGTcatgaaatactagtaaatgCCAATGCATACTGGTATTATGGAATCCTCTTCTGTACTGAATTgtatcatgtaaaaaaaaataatcagaatCTCTTTGCTTACATTAATCTATCATGGTTTTATGTTTAtgtcttggggggggggggggggggggggaaaccCAATGCTTCGACTTTAAGCCTGTTTTGCTATATACAAAAGCTATCAATAAGGTGTATGAAGTGTTCCAGACTTTGAATTTATGGTTACCATAGTATCCGAGATCCCTGGTGTCTGTTGGAACCATTGAAATACTGGTGTTCactgcattgtacatgtaatgcatgttatcaaaaattaatttgaaaactgcAGACACAGTTGGAGTTACATTGAAGCATGAGTGAATTTGCATTTTCACCTGCACTCAAACTTAATTTAATATACGAACAATAAATACTACACATTCCATAAGCCAGGTTTTTATTTATACACGTGTATGAAAATGTTATCTTTAAGTGTGGATAGATTCTTGCTGGGGTgtagatctaaaaaaaaattggaataaaatcaaacaaattctGTTTCCTCACCTGGACTTTTTATACATAGTGGTCCAAGGTTCTTTATGCCAGAAGATTGAAGGATTGTCTTTCATGAGAACTCATCATTTCAGACTATGGATAAGTTTTGGATTTCTAAAGTCTGATGGTGAATATTCCACAATATTTATCCATTTTATAGCATGGTGGTCACCAAACTGTAGGACAATTTGTGGCAGTACATATTCCTAAAGTATTCGTGGATCAAAAGAAGCAGCTAAATTTTAGACTGTATAGTTAATTAACTTGTATTTGTATAATTGACAAACATTTTAACACACTTAATGATGATTTGTACTAAACTCAGTTCATTTGTAGGTTTCAGGAAATATATATGCCTAGATTAACATTTACCATTGTTTATTCACTCCACATACTTGTTTTATTTGTGTATGGTTTATAAGATATATTCAAAGCATGTCACTGATATACttgtacatttcattttaaaaacattataataAGGGTTATAAAATTCTGGTGAATTTCAACCAACAGAATGTTGATTACTAAAAGCAGAGAAGAATGTTGAAAATTGCATTATTTGTACTTCATTGACAGGTTTGCTATGGTGGTCTACAACACGACAGAGGAAGTGAAGAAGTTCCTAGCCACGCTGAAGATCTTTGACAAGACCTGCATCAGCTACCAGGAAATTGCCAAGAAACGTAAAGGTATGGTAGGTTTTCCAAACTGTTTGAAAACTTAAACTACCATCGTCGGTGACCCACGTGTGATTCACATCGATTCTCTCCATCATCACATTTGAGGAAACTTGTGGACTCAAAACTGCGGTTTGCGACgatgttatttctttttaagatgCACCCCGATAGcaatttttctgatttattaaATAGAAAAAGTCACCAATGATGAGCTTTTTCAGAAGTTATTGTGCTAAATTAGTGCAATATGCAGTGTTATTTTGTGATTGATGGCTTGATCTGTTCTGTATGTTGCAGGACTCTTCAGAGAGCTACAGGAGCATCCAGAGGCAAAGGAAGCTCTGCTGGATGGAGACACACAGCTGCAAGTGCATAAACGACAGGTTGAAGCACGGAAGAGACTGATGGCCATACAGGAGCAAATCatgaagaaaaacaaagaaaaggtcAAGAAAACACGGAACAAAAAGCTACAGAAACAGAGGGAGCGTCAGAAGGAGAAAGAATTACGAAGTCTGATGATGAGAGCAAAGAAGATAATGGAAGAAGAAGGCCTGGAGGAAAACCTGGAGATTGTCACAGATACATTTCCAGGGAAGTACAACAAGGGAAGAAGTATGGAAGAGCATGAGCAGCTCAGGAGTCCTCTGAAAAACGCAGAGCTCAAGACGGCAACATGGATTGTTCCGATAGAGGGCAGTGTAAGAGATGCAGACTACAACAGACTGAGGAGAGAGGTTCTGGACGAGCTGAAAGATGATATCAGTAATGGTAGATTTAAGCACCAAAATCATCTTGAGGATGCTATAAGGAAGGGTATAGAGGCGAAGAGGAAAGCAGAGGCCAGAATTAGGCTGACCAGATGGGGCAGTGGGGGAGTAGGGGGTGTGGTACAGACATCTCAACCAGGTGGGACAGGGGAGGTGTATTCCATCAATCAGTTCAAAGAGGATTTTAGGAAGACCAGAGTCATGGTTCAAGGAGTTCCAATGCCAGATTCTAGTCTGCCCAACATGGTGCCAGATAGTATTGAAATTATGATTCCAGTCCAAGAGGGTTCTCTTCCCATGCAGGGTATGCAAGGTCAAACACATATGATGCCCATAGGAAGTCAGGTTTTGCCTGCTCCTCTCCAAATGGTGCCCAGACCTGACATTTCAAGCAGCCAGGTTCCTATAAGCAGCATTCCTGGTGTTCCAACTCTGGCTTCTGTGCAACAACCATTTCCCCTCTCACAAGCTCCACAGATGACAATGGCCTCTGTCCAGCAACCATATCTGCAATCACAGGCTCCACACATGACAATGACTTCTGTCCAGCAACCATATCCACAATCACAGGCTCCACAGATGACAATGACTTCTGTCCAGCAACCATATCCACAATCACAGGCTCCACAGATGACAATGACTTCTGTCCAGCAGGCTCCACAGATGACAAATATCTCTGTCAATCAAGCATTTCCACAACTACAGGCCCcatacattcaaaattttcaacacCATCCTCCCAGGCCACCTGTGAGTAACTATGTTCAGACAACTAGGGCTCCAATGCCTGTTCCTTCAACCATTGGACAACAGGTTCCCATAATGCAGGGAATGCAGCAAGGAGGAGTGGCCATGCAACCTCGTGGTGTAGGAGGCACACTGCAAAGACCCCCAACTGGACTCCCAATGCCAGGGTTATCACAGCCAGGACTTGTAGGTTATCCAGGCTCCAGGCTCCCTGGTGCAGTTCCACCTGGTAACATTGCTCCTCGGCCTGTTCCAATCAGCAATCCTCCGGGCACAGTTCCTAGGGCACCTGTTCCACAGGCACCTATTCCAAGGGCCCCAGTCCCAGTTGTTAACCCTGTAACACCATCTGTCATTCAATCCCAACCAGTTCTGTATAAACCTCCCACATCTAATGCACCAACTGCTGGTCCGACAAATCCAACAAAGAAACCTGTGGATGATGCACAGAACAGAAATAATTCCCAGCAAGAAAAGTCAAACAAGGATGATAGAGTTTCAGACACACAATCCAGATCCAAGGGAAGAGAAAATGCACCAGCAATTAAGATTAACGTCGGAAGTCAATTCTCCAGGAAGTCAATGCAGATTCTGAAGCGAAAGAATGAAGACATTGATGGAATGCCAATGTCAGAGGGAAATTCAGCTAAGAAATCAAAAACAGATGAAGTAGGACCgaaatcaattttaaagaaagatgaGCAACAAGGGAAGATTGACATGTTTGAAACAGAGGCAGGGAATTCTAAAAGCAGTGGATGCAAAACCACTCCCAGCCAGTCCAGTGAGTCTCAGTTTAAAAGGAAAGGGAATCTCATCAGTGTTCCAATTCAGCAGGGAACCGTTCAGCAGCAGAGGACTACATCAAAGCCAGCACAGCAACAGGAGGTTGGCAAGAAGATTCAAGTTTTACAGAACAGGATAGCTCAGAAATTCCCATCAGCCGTTTCCAAAAAGGCCTCAGAAGAGCCTCCTCAAGAGGACACAGAACATGGCAACGTGTCTCCTCAAACTCTGTCCTACCTGAGATCTCACCAAGTGAGCCAGCAGAAAACATCCTATTCTTCCAGTGAATCAGAGGATGACTCGACAGATTTCATGCAGAGGCTGAAGGGCCCGGAGGGCCTCATGTCACTGATGGATGTGGATGTGTCTGGTGTTCAGCCCAGCGGTCAGGGCATTCAGGACATGCTCAAGAAATGGGACTATCTGGCTGAGAAGCAGAAACttcagagagaaaaagagaaacTAGCAagaaaaggtacatgtaatataatgtcTTTcgaatatttcttgtttattaaaaaatgttaagtctTTCAGATATATGTATggtttggtaaaaaaaatgttatatactacggtataatttcttgttttttttttcagaggcaAAACTGAAGAAGTTCATGGAGAAAGCACCCATTCTTGTATGTATTAACATTTTGTcactaatttttttgtttgaataaaaatgttgaTACTGTTTGATAATAATACTGTAATAATCtgggttttattttcattagatgCAAGAATATGAAGAAAATGAGAGAAAAAGGTATGTTTTATCAGTTGGTAGTAAACTTTGTATTCAGTTGTTGCACGCACTGCATAAAGCACTGTAaactatttgatattttaaaaagatgtttatatcaatttaatctATAGACAAGAGAAGAGGAGAGCCCAGGAGAATGATCCTTTAATAAAACTGTTACAGTCAGCTCTTGAAGCTGCTCAGGAAAAGGCAAATAAGAGGTAAATGTAACCAAGTCATGGTCTATGTCACTAGCTATGCAGTTCATTCATTTACATATTCATTTAATGTCTATATTATCATAaatatcattatacatgtattatcatcaAAAAGAATTGTTGTATGTAAATTATGTTAAgaaatacttgtacatgtattgcatatGAAGTTGTATTGattcaaatggaaattttaaaaaagagacaCGTAATTCAAACTTTCTTTTGCAATCTTGTGTACCATACTAGCTGTATACGAGAAGTATTCTCCATGTTCTTAATTGTGAGGGGGTGAGTTATAAACTGCTATTTATCCTCTCTGTAGACGCTCGCCCTCACCGGTCCTCACAGACAACGAGGAGGAGGACATGTCCTTGTCTGAGGATGAGGAGAAAACCTCAGCCAGCGGAGAGTTCATCATCGACTATGGACACAGGTCTCTGACTGGACAAAAAGGTAAAGGAGGAGTTGATGAATGGctgaaaaatatcataaatttacctacatgtataagtttGCAATTTTATGCAATAGATATAGATTTAATAAGTAGTAATTACAGTATGTATGGCTTGGTGGTGGGTATGTATAGCAGTGTGATGGAAATATTACATTGTGGTCATGGAGAAACGTTATTTAGATATTGTTTTGACATTTAGATAAGCCACAGAAATTGACAAGGAGGCAGAGAAGAGAAAGGAGAATGGATCAGAAAAAAGCAGAAATGGAGTACAGAAAAAAGATGGAGGTATTTATGGAGCATTTTATGTAAAGAAATCTTAAAAGAAAATTGGTGtagtttttgttgttgaattttttggtttttctatttttagagtGAAAAAGGCCAGAAGTCAACAaggtaaaattttaaagatttttagtATATGTTGAAATGCAACTATTGAGCTAATTTAATCTTATATTACCCAAATAGTATGCTTTATCATTCACAATCATCTGTGTTATAGCAAGATAGCTGTTCTATCACTTCTATGTGTATTTATCATccgaaaatgttttaaaatctttgtaTTTTAAAGTGAGAAAGACTCCAGAGATGAATTGACAGACATGCTGAAATCTTCCTTAAAAGCTGTGCAAGATCATCTCGAGTAAGTTGTTCAGGTGTTTGCACTATCACAATCTAGATTTTTTCCTTAATTTAATAATGGGGAATTGACAATGCATTATTCAATATTGCAGTGAAATGAAGAAACAGAAGCCTCAGTCCCAGCAGGAGCAGGCATCCCAGAATCCATTCCTGCAGGACCTAATGTCTCGAGTCCACACTCACATTCAAGCTCAACAAGGCGGAGGCGGCACTTCTACAGCTCAACCGGGCCCACAGCCTGGAGCCGCTACATCATCAGGACTTCCCCAGAAATCATTCACTCAGACTTCAACTGTCACCAGTATGGAAGCTGGATCCAGGGGGCCGGGAACCAGCTGGGCCTCTCAGATGCAGCCCCAACATGGAGGACCCGTTTCCATCACTCCTTATGTACCTTTGTCTAGCAGTGTGTCCAACTTGCCCTCTAATACATTTGAATATGGCCATAGCAGTAAGAGTGTACAGCCAAGCTGGGCTGGAGGATATGGAGGCGATTTCAGGGCTGAAGTGTCATCTGCTGCTCAGGATCAAATGGGGGAAAAGCCTGTTCAGGAGAGGACAGAGGTGTTTGATTATGGGCACAAGTCAAAATCTGAAACAAAAGGGAATCCCCCAGCTTCTACAAAAGGTAAGAAAtagacattttgtttaaatggtataaacgattttgcttttatttggactgcaaaatatttcaatggaTTTATCTTGTAGACACTGCAACTGCATCCTCTACCCAGCCACAGTCCCAGACTGACATCCACAGCTTGACGATTGAGAGCATCAGTGAAATTTTACAGGTGGCCAAAACCCTACAAGCTTCACAGGCCAAAATTAAGGATACCATAGGAAAACCAAACACCACTGCACAACAGCAGAAGGTTACTCAGGAAAACTTGAAGAGGAACAGTGTTGGTGAACTTCTGAAAAACATCTCACAGAGTGGCGGTAACAGTTCACAAAGCAATAAAGGTCCCGGGAACAAGAGTGTGTCTGGCCAGGCTTCCTCTGGTCCTACTGGGACTAGAATGCACTTCCATGGAAATCAAGGGAAAAATCAAAAAGCTCCATATGTCGGACATCAAGGGAATCAGAACAATTTACAATCAAACAATGCTGCACCACAGCAGAACAGAGAGAAGTCGGAGTCCCCGCCTGTAGAGATGTTTCTGGGAATGGAGGGATCCAGGTATGAGCGACAGAAACAAAGAGAAGAGGAAGAAAGGCGAAAGAGGATGGAGAAAAATTCACCTGTTGGAAACTTTGGCAGGCAGCAAAGTAGGGGAAATAATAGTTCCTCTCTTCAGGGAGTGGGAAGAGGATCGGCTCTCCCTGGTGGACGGTCGTCTTCTTCATCATTTGGTTCAGGGCAACGGAATTCCAACCAATCGGCTTTTGGATCAGGTGGTTCACATTCACAGCAACATTCCCAACAGCAGAACAGGCAAGGTCATAATCAAAACAGACAAGGGCAGAACACAATGAATATGTCCAGTCATAACACAATGAATAGACCAGGACAAAACACAATAGGTGGTTTTGGTCAAAACACAATGAACAGACCAGGGCAAAACATGAATAGACAAGGGCAAAACAATATGGGTGGAAGAGGGCAAAACATGATGAATAGACCAGGGAATAATGCAATGGGTGGGTCAAGTCAAAACACAATGAATAGACCTGGGCAAAACAGTCAAATCAGCCCTGGACAAATGCAAAGTAGGCCTGGGCAACCACAGCAACAAAGATACCCGGGTATGTCCCAGTCATCCATGCAGAGTAAAAGAGATGCCGAGTCTATAACAGAACTGATGACGGAGAATGAACTTCAGTCCTGGGAGAACCTGCAGAGACAACTACGGCAGTCCTACCTGGAGGATCAGATATCTGGACCCACAATGTCTGCCTACGACCAGCGACTGAAGCAGAGCAATCAGCAGGCTGCATCTTCACAAAACCAACCCCAGGCTGGTTCTCTTGACTGGTTCCAGCAATCCAAACAACTACAAATGCAGGACAGACTGAGAAGACAGGCAGCTCCAAAGGGAATCCTCAAAGGAGGTAGGATGCTAGCTTTAGCTTACTGTTCTACAGTCTAATCAAAATTAGATGTTAGATCCGCTCGCTTATGTGAAGCAAGTAATCGAGCAGATCTAAcatctaatttaaattaaattgactGTTCTACTAGTTCTTTTTATATGGTAAAGGTAAAGAATTAAAGATTCATGAAAATGAAAGGAgtctttttattttgtatagtaaaacatgttttaaagatCAACAGCATTTCTTGCTGATTTcagtgtacatgtgtattttaattgaattcTGAATCTCTATTTTAGCACCAACTAAAGCAAGTAAGATTTGGGCAGAAGAAGACATGGAGTTCCATTCAACATCTCAACAAGTAGCAAACTGGGGTCAAGGTGCTAAGTCCTTCAACCAGGGCAACAAGGGACCTAACTCCACTCTAGTGCATTATGCTAATTCAGACTCGGACTGACTGAAATAACTGGAAATTTCCAGTGATTTAATTAAATgggttgtttttaatttcaaagtgAGGTTACCATAACGTTGAAGAGAAACATGAAAGTGTTTGAAGATCTTACTGTatgatttttgaatttacatgtGAAAATCAGTTTTGTACATACTGGTAATTCTTTTTAGCATGGGtcttaatttacatgtattttttttctaaagaataCAAGATGAGCAAAAGATTTTGTAAATATGTATGAAATAGATAAAATgttgtgaaattaattttatacagaagtgaaattgattttaataatgcCTAACACCCTGTATTTGTgccattttcatatttaatcatGTGAAAAATTCTTGTTGAGTTTTCCGGGCTCTTGATTTGTTACCGATAtacatttgttgattttattgttagtttatttgaatttttcatagAGGTTTCCCTTATCTTTGGAACATTTAGATGAATTAGCCACCAGAAAATACAGTAATATCACTATAAGATGCATGTGATCTAGTTTCTGAAGGAAAAAAACCTGATAATTGATTATTATCTTTATTATCCGTGCAATTAATTTGCATTAAAATCATCCGTCTAAGATTTGTTGtaaattgaatgttttaaataaaagatataaatatgaaCATTTGACTTTTTATCATCAATTGTGATTAGCAAGagtattaatgtattaataaTACGGTCAATAGCTTTTAGTCTTTGAATTATGGTCAatcatttttgaatttgttttttctaTGTACATGGTTGAAAACATGGCTATAGTTGGTTGATAAACCTGAAAAAATTGGTTATACTGTCAGTGGCTTTTGGTCTTTAAATTATGGTCaatcgttttgaatttttttttttttggatacatTGTTGAAAAACTTGGCTAGTTGGTTGATGAACCTTAATACTGAAAGAATGGGTTTTACATTTTGACTATTtcttatatacattgtactgcTAAAACTGCCAATTCCTATGGTTTCTTTTACTCTGGCCTCTGGATCATGAAGAAATTTCAGacttaagggtgttgtttactcagggtttgagatctcaaattcggattgttataaagtttaatataatcagtaaaatttgttctaaacacaaacagtatttatgaaatgaattattattggcaaatcattcgatattttttctttattatggaattaggctcaaacaaaaattgactattagccaaacagaggaaattcggactaaattttgaagattttgtttttagctaAAAAAATGTTGGCAGTACTCTAATAGTAAAAGATAGGATGTTATATTTCAGCatatgtaattttgcatattttctgttggttttacctcacttattcattaaaataatcttttgGCACGAATTgcaataatattgaaaaatgcttaaaaatgataaaagacaccatatctcaaaattttgatcattgaccttatataaattttatgccaacagaataaggttaatataagtagtttaataccatatatgtttttgtattatcatcattcaattttttgtaaaattggatttAAAAtaggtagggatttgaaaactgatagaggaaattcggactggaatattttctaaaattgttgtagAAATATTAATGCTTTGTGattatttagtgccactaccattcataaactgtattttattttttaaagtgttttattatttgtagtatttttacaattaagaaaatctcaatcgtagtgtaaaattttatgggatttttcttgattttccaaaaaatacgcaatggccattaactcgaaaagtaggtcattgacctacttttctgaaagtgaaaaataaaactacaagcaaaggtctataacacacaatagatggtttttcattatcatcagtggatttttttttcattttgagtaAAGGTCATCCTTAAGTCAAAACTTCAGTCGGTCATAAAATGATTGTTTGATATCATAATATGACAATTGAAATTTGTAATTAACAGCATTATATTAAGACACTTTTGATAGCCTATGAATTATGTCCGAAATTTTATTCAAGAGACACTGTGACAGTATACAATTTTAGACTTAAGTCTAAGATTCTTTCATGATCCTGGAGCCTGTATGTACAAAGACTGAACCTCCAGGATTTTGATGATGAACCTTTGTTATAATGTCTAAAAAATTTACTACATCGTATTCATTAATTGTACTGACTGTTGTCATCccaaaatgtttgatttttttcactaaaaatatataaaagtcaAAATTTCTCTCCTCTTGGTTTTGACTGGGTGAAACTGAAGTCAAGATCATAGCagataccagtaaaaatctgtTAGCATGAtgtttatgatttaaaattatgttcatGTTCACATACTGAAGGAATATCAGCTCTCCAAAGATATATATGCTTGTtcacttctttaaaaaaagaataatcgGCAATAAACAACCTAtcgaagattttaaaagaaaaccacCCAttcccctgaaaaaaaaaaaattagtggcagcggtgggattcgaacccacgCCTCATTGAGACTGGTGCCTAAAACCAGCGCCTTAGACCACTCGGCCACGCTACCTTGCAATAATggtttttaaatgttatatataaagtGTACTGTGATTGGTGACCCCGGCAATCGTTTACTTTCGGAACTCTCCCGAAGATGTGCCAAGGACGTGTTTACGACAGATTTGCAGTCGGAGTATTCTGAAAGTTGGAAA
Coding sequences within it:
- the LOC128165545 gene encoding uncharacterized protein LOC128165545, with translation MEDETNFMEFSVVDECGSDEGDDPDDEIQVLDEIGSSNPSKESDLFADMVVLDISTSPTKELEEVTEKSRNSHRSDRSNRYRDKRSPYRERSSGDKRSSNRESSRKDEEKRSDRRRDRSRSKDSRQDRSRSKDKRQDRSRSKDSRYKSSSDRRRCSREKEQEKSSSSKRSQITPTKEASKRSQSSKQTEKRDIKSSITKSSSKVHSKENQKTVKEKDSKEKLEKATVEKPETDGESEGEGISISTDDNIFSGIHASDMNKSDFVTLTVVDEDDIEETNAKKIPEKKTTSKSSDSYPAKCRKADVTEKTKTQSPIITASDDKRKTQQSQKIMKTVNKPASKNTIQEKEKAPLKITNRLTEIFKPKSDSNKEVEMVVVEDIDKLDKPSPKPRATSTSQQRPAKENPNKFKVTEELFTVENVEGAGTRKVTKEDPNKFKVTEEMFSVENVKDTGKRKPTKEDPNKFKVTEELFTVENMDKANREVKIIGVDDLLLKNAEKEESKDSSNKKETSALKAEESKSVNKAQVVVVEDSAKTINPQKNQGASPPSPVQRKSVREVSSKVNVTEKELAVEAQKKTEQEVSIVNDGNSLEKKEEKAITTVEIKDKESENLKKDDIVKLKDKPLEKEPEKETKLFEVPSIDEEEGKEMEISIMDDLNVESKSSEISGETDEDVIEVIFSNGEEEEEMLLNSKTEFEDNFSKGTDQSDNSFSSKLAQDQESSISSSTNREPLAKGNEQIDENQDSDSHNKDKIPSPQIANNEQNAVQEQEFKEIESPIEPDDVIEDGMEIIVLSDTEDEDSYHEHEMQYKDEENIDHNDNEYADTLADDKDKDESTEIENTGRDAEVDGFIEDGTEITMEDEGSGIEAGDEDNLGEIDEDAFLAMMQSEGLTVEDADDAEDETRGNSEQVDEATDSTQLIITVSQTSEKRDVKSSGDSQEKSELKSPIDRISSNLAKIRKEMDNASKQSKSGSKEGSSHEKDEARSSRERSKDRGSREPSKDKEGQNSKSSEGDLRQVLKNKKSQGSRDLRDVIKERKSKEIDDGEPEQCLSEDSLLEVDEYFEEEELVEIDTFYDDYQEKKLETVVIVDETLLPKEKEHWGFDTVGEVMRLPMKMTNVSVEDLGRESATFMLEACDAFFVDLNSGDGALYIDNSELKTMRPFIMIGKIAKFLKECPHVDVECDRAISFLLEEKLKAVGIKKKNQIPKRGLLYIRGIPKHISEEKLANSLKAIEAIIPKNLMDKRIGFAMVVYNTTEEVKKFLATLKIFDKTCISYQEIAKKRKGLFRELQEHPEAKEALLDGDTQLQVHKRQVEARKRLMAIQEQIMKKNKEKVKKTRNKKLQKQRERQKEKELRSLMMRAKKIMEEEGLEENLEIVTDTFPGKYNKGRSMEEHEQLRSPLKNAELKTATWIVPIEGSVRDADYNRLRREVLDELKDDISNGRFKHQNHLEDAIRKGIEAKRKAEARIRLTRWGSGGVGGVVQTSQPGGTGEVYSINQFKEDFRKTRVMVQGVPMPDSSLPNMVPDSIEIMIPVQEGSLPMQGMQGQTHMMPIGSQVLPAPLQMVPRPDISSSQVPISSIPGVPTLASVQQPFPLSQAPQMTMASVQQPYLQSQAPHMTMTSVQQPYPQSQAPQMTMTSVQQPYPQSQAPQMTMTSVQQAPQMTNISVNQAFPQLQAPYIQNFQHHPPRPPVSNYVQTTRAPMPVPSTIGQQVPIMQGMQQGGVAMQPRGVGGTLQRPPTGLPMPGLSQPGLVGYPGSRLPGAVPPGNIAPRPVPISNPPGTVPRAPVPQAPIPRAPVPVVNPVTPSVIQSQPVLYKPPTSNAPTAGPTNPTKKPVDDAQNRNNSQQEKSNKDDRVSDTQSRSKGRENAPAIKINVGSQFSRKSMQILKRKNEDIDGMPMSEGNSAKKSKTDEVGPKSILKKDEQQGKIDMFETEAGNSKSSGCKTTPSQSSESQFKRKGNLISVPIQQGTVQQQRTTSKPAQQQEVGKKIQVLQNRIAQKFPSAVSKKASEEPPQEDTEHGNVSPQTLSYLRSHQVSQQKTSYSSSESEDDSTDFMQRLKGPEGLMSLMDVDVSGVQPSGQGIQDMLKKWDYLAEKQKLQREKEKLARKEAKLKKFMEKAPILMQEYEENERKRQEKRRAQENDPLIKLLQSALEAAQEKANKRRSPSPVLTDNEEEDMSLSEDEEKTSASGEFIIDYGHRSLTGQKDKPQKLTRRQRRERRMDQKKAEMEYRKKMESEKGQKSTSEKDSRDELTDMLKSSLKAVQDHLDEMKKQKPQSQQEQASQNPFLQDLMSRVHTHIQAQQGGGGTSTAQPGPQPGAATSSGLPQKSFTQTSTVTSMEAGSRGPGTSWASQMQPQHGGPVSITPYVPLSSSVSNLPSNTFEYGHSSKSVQPSWAGGYGGDFRAEVSSAAQDQMGEKPVQERTEVFDYGHKSKSETKGNPPASTKDTATASSTQPQSQTDIHSLTIESISEILQVAKTLQASQAKIKDTIGKPNTTAQQQKVTQENLKRNSVGELLKNISQSGGNSSQSNKGPGNKSVSGQASSGPTGTRMHFHGNQGKNQKAPYVGHQGNQNNLQSNNAAPQQNREKSESPPVEMFLGMEGSRYERQKQREEEERRKRMEKNSPVGNFGRQQSRGNNSSSLQGVGRGSALPGGRSSSSSFGSGQRNSNQSAFGSGGSHSQQHSQQQNRQGHNQNRQGQNTMNMSSHNTMNRPGQNTIGGFGQNTMNRPGQNMNRQGQNNMGGRGQNMMNRPGNNAMGGSSQNTMNRPGQNSQISPGQMQSRPGQPQQQRYPGMSQSSMQSKRDAESITELMTENELQSWENLQRQLRQSYLEDQISGPTMSAYDQRLKQSNQQAASSQNQPQAGSLDWFQQSKQLQMQDRLRRQAAPKGILKGAPTKASKIWAEEDMEFHSTSQQVANWGQGAKSFNQGNKGPNSTLVHYANSDSD